One genomic region from Candidatus Bathyarchaeia archaeon encodes:
- a CDS encoding TIGR04076 family protein — protein sequence MSVVEVTVKSQRGKCAFGHKVGDKIVFDRKSIKGEICYSALMVLLPKVYAMRYGVEFPWAEDKEVIFNACPDPENPVVFEIRRIKK from the coding sequence ATGTCTGTTGTGGAGGTTACAGTTAAAAGTCAAAGGGGAAAGTGCGCCTTCGGGCATAAGGTTGGCGACAAAATAGTCTTTGACAGAAAATCCATTAAGGGCGAGATATGCTACAGCGCATTAATGGTTTTGCTTCCAAAGGTTTATGCCATGCGCTATGGCGTTGAGTTTCCATGGGCAGAGGATAAAGAGGTAATCTTTAATGCTTGCCCAGACCCGGAAAACCCCGTCGTCTTCGAGATTCGCCGCATCAAAAAGTGA
- a CDS encoding dihydroorotate dehydrogenase has translation MGNESLRVNLAGLSLVNPTMLASGILGYSAETLKGIVEGGAGAVVTKSVGLNPRSGYANPTVVQTSCGLINAMGLPNPGIDEFAKDIREAKAHLKVPLIVSVYGFSAEEYAAVAEKAVLAGADALELNVSCPHVKETGAEIGQNPKILAEVVSRVKGAVDKPVFVKLSPNVVGIAEIAEAAVKAGADAITAINTVKAMAIDIETTKPILSNKRGGLSGLAIKPIAVRCVYDIYERVKAPIIGCGGITSWRDAVEFMLAGASAIQIGTAIALKGSRVFKSVTRGIKAYLKRKGFRSVEEIVGLAHRC, from the coding sequence TTGGGAAATGAGAGTTTAAGGGTTAATTTGGCGGGTTTAAGCCTTGTAAACCCTACAATGCTGGCTTCTGGAATTTTGGGGTATTCAGCTGAAACTCTAAAAGGCATTGTGGAGGGTGGCGCAGGCGCGGTTGTCACGAAATCTGTTGGTTTAAATCCTAGAAGCGGCTATGCAAACCCCACAGTTGTCCAAACCAGTTGCGGCTTGATAAATGCCATGGGGCTTCCAAACCCTGGTATAGATGAATTTGCAAAGGATATTCGGGAAGCCAAAGCCCATTTGAAAGTTCCTTTAATAGTTAGTGTTTACGGTTTTTCCGCTGAAGAGTATGCGGCTGTTGCTGAAAAGGCTGTTTTGGCTGGGGCAGATGCTTTGGAACTTAATGTTTCATGCCCCCACGTTAAGGAAACTGGTGCTGAGATTGGGCAGAACCCCAAAATTTTGGCGGAAGTCGTTTCTAGAGTTAAAGGGGCTGTGGATAAACCAGTCTTTGTCAAACTTTCACCCAACGTTGTGGGCATAGCTGAAATTGCAGAAGCAGCGGTTAAGGCTGGAGCGGACGCAATAACAGCCATAAACACCGTTAAGGCAATGGCTATAGACATCGAAACCACAAAGCCCATACTTAGCAATAAACGGGGCGGGCTGTCAGGGCTTGCCATAAAGCCCATCGCCGTCCGATGCGTTTACGACATCTATGAAAGGGTGAAAGCTCCCATAATAGGATGCGGTGGCATAACCAGTTGGCGAGACGCTGTGGAGTTCATGCTCGCCGGAGCTTCAGCCATCCAAATTGGAACAGCCATAGCCCTAAAAGGCTCAAGAGTTTTCAAGTCTGTGACTAGGGGGATAAAAGCCTACCTAAAAAGGAAAGGTTTTAGGAGCGTGGAAGAGATTGTCGGCTTGGCTCACCGCTGTTAA